The Maylandia zebra isolate NMK-2024a linkage group LG7, Mzebra_GT3a, whole genome shotgun sequence genome contains a region encoding:
- the LOC101479900 gene encoding thromboxane-A synthase, with translation MQGAGDFLNVFNTETSKISVTLFLIFLGLLYWYSVHPFSVLSRCGIKHPKPVPFFGNLFMFQQGFFKPLNDLVKTYGKVCGYYLGRTPVIVVADPDMLRQLLVKDFSNFPNRNKFVFAKKPVSDCLLQLRNEQWKRVRSVLTPSFSAAKMKEMVPLINTAIDTLMKNLHVYAESGEAFDIHRYFGYFTMDVIASVAFATQVDSQNNPDDPLVQHAQMAFTNDFFKSVLLLFFAFPSIMAPLSRFIPNKRRDKMSHFFINSIHKIIKQREEQPPEQRRRDFLQLMLDARTTEECVSLERFDTSNDTDEISDNNQQTQSSGKVQENDLPHSQEPSVRRPQKKMMTEDEIVGQAFIFLLAGYETSSSTLAFTCYLLALHPECQLKVQKEVDDFYTRHDSPDYTNVQELKYLDMVICEALRLYPPGFRFAREIDHDCVVNGQQLPKGAKLEIPAGFLHYDPEHWPEPEKFIPERFTPEAKASRHPFVYLPFGAGPRNCVGMKLAQLEIKLALMHLFHNFNITACSKTEVPLELKSLSTLGPKNGVCVKISRRSK, from the exons ATGCAGGGTGCAGGTGACTTTCTAAATGTATTCAACACTGAGACCAGCAAAATATCTGTGACACTCTTCCTCATTTTTCTTGGTCTCCTCTACTG GTATTCAGTCCATCCCTTCTCAGTCCTCTCACGATGTGGCATCAAACATCCGAAGCCAGTGCCTTTCTTTGGGAACTTATTCATGTTTCAGCAG ggttttttcaAACCTCTGAATGATCTTGTCAAAACATATGGTAAAGTATGTGG GTATTATTTGGGCCGGACACCAGTGATAGTGGTAGCAGACCCTGATATGCTCAGACAATTGCTGGTGAAGGACTTCAGCAACTTCCCTAACAGGAAT AAATTTGTGTTTGCCAAAAAGCCTGTATCTGATTGCCTTCTCCAGTTAAGGAATGAACAGTGGAAACGAGTACGGAGTGTCCTGACCCCATCTTTCAGTGCTGCCAAGATGAAAGAA ATGGTTCCGCTCATCAACACAGCCATTGATACCCTGATGAAGAATTTGCATGTCTACGCTGAGTCAGGAGAGGCCTTTGATATCCACAG ATACTTTGGCTACTTTACCATGGATGTTATTGCCAGTGTGGCATTTGCAACTCAGGTGGACTCGCAGAATAACCCAGATGACCCACTTGTCCAACACGCTCAGATGGCCTTCACCAATGATTTCTTCAAGTCTGTCTTGTTACTTTTCT TTGCTTTTCCCTCCATCATGGCTCCTCTGTCGAGGTTCATACCCAACAAAAGACGAGACAAGATGAGTCATTTCTTCATTAACAGCATTCACAAAATCATCAAACAGAGAGAGGAGCAGCCTCCTGAGCAG AGACGTAGAGACTTCCTTCAGCTGATGTTAGATGCTCGAACCACCGAAGAGTGTGTGTCATTGGAGCGCTTTGACACTTCAAATGACACCGATGAGATCAGTGACAACAACCAGCAGACCCAGTCTTCAGGCAAAGTTCAGGAAAATGACCTTCCTCATTCACAGGAGCCGTCTGTCAGGCGTCCACAGAAAAAGATGATGACTGAGGATGAGATTGTTGGTCAGGCTTTCATCTTCCTCCTGGCAGGCTATGAAACCAGTAGCAGCACTCTGGCGTTCACCTGCTACCTCTTGGCCCTCCACCCTGAATGTCAACTCAAAGTACAGAAAGAGGTGGATGACTTCTACACTAGACAT GACTCACCTGATTACACAAATGTGCAGGAGCTGAAGTATTTGGACATGGTTATATGTGAAGCATTACGCCTCTACCCTCCTGGATTCAG GTTTGCACGAGAAATAGATCATGACTGTGTGGTGAATGGTCAGCAACTTCCTAAAGGAGCAAAACTGGAGATCCCTGCAGGCTTCCTCCATTATGACCCAGAACACTGGCCCGAGCCTGAGAAGTTCATTCCTGAGAG GTTTACACCAGAGGCCAAGGCCAGTCGACATCCATTCGTATACCTACCATTTGGGGCTGGCCCCCGTAACTGTGTGGGAATGAAGCTCGCCCAGCTTGAAATCAAACTGGCTTTAATGCATCTGTTCCACAACTTCAACATCACTGCCTGCTCTAAGACTGAG GTTCCTCTTGAGTTGAAGTCGTTAAGCACTCTTGGTCCTAAAAATGGTGTTTGTGTGAAAATTTCCAGAAGGAGCAAGTGA